The genomic DNA CAGGGCGACCCAGAAGGTCACTTCGACGACCGGCAGCACCGCAGGCGGCGGATCGCCTGCGGGCCAAGTGATCTCGAGATCCACCCCGTCGGCATCCGCGGTCACCCGGAGGCGCAGCGGGCCGAGCAGCCGCTTATGGACGGCGATGCGTTCGGCCGCCACGTGCAGGTTGGGGCTGCACATCGCCGCGAAGATCGGCGGGTCGAACACCTCCGGGCTGAGCGTGTCGGCGACCGTGATGGCCAGGTCCCGGCCGCCGACGAGTTGCTCTAGCGATTCGAACAGGGCGTAGTACTGCGCGGGTGACAGCACGGCCTCGTCTCGACTGAGTAGGTCGCCGGGTAGCCCTGCTGCGTCGAGGAGGTCCGCCGGCCGCACGCCGAGGTCGGCGAGCAGGACCCGAACGAACGGCAGCGACAGCCGAAACGGCGCGAGCAGACCGCTCATGTCCTCACGGCGGCGGACACGTCGACCCGAAGGCCGGTCTCGGACTCGGCGACGCGCCACAGCGTTTCAATCGCCCCGGCGCTGCCGGGCCGCACCAGCGGCTTGCGCACCGGCGGACCGTTGGTGACGAACAGCGGTCCGTAGAACCCGCCACCGGGAGCCGCCGGGTCGACGGCCGCGCGCAACTGACTGAGCGCGCCGCGGTCGGTCGACATGCCCGTCAGCTTGACCAGCTTCTCCGAGAGCGCGCCGAGCAGGCCCGCGCTGCCGTGAGCCTGCGTCGTGGTCTGGAGGTCGGAGTTCGTCAGCCCCGGCTGGGCAGACAGCGCCTTCGCGTCGACGCCCGCCCGGTCGAACTGCGCCTGCAAGCCAACCGCGAGATGACGCATCGCCAGCTTGGTCTGGCCGTACATGCGCCATGCGTCGAAGCCGTCGCGCATGTGCGGATCGGCCGGATCGATCGGGCGGCCCGCGTGTTGGGCGGTACTCGATAGCGTCACCACCCGCGCGCCGGGCGTCGCCACGACGACCGGCAGCAGGTGCGAGATCAGCGCCCAATGGCCCAAGACGTTCGTGCCCATCTGGGTGTCGAAGCCGTCGACCGTCGTTCCCGCCGGCAGCGCCATGACGCCGGCGTTGCACATCAGGATGTCGATGCGGTCATGGGCGGCTGCGATCTGCTTGGCAGCCGTGGCGACCGACGCCAGCGAGCCGAGGTCGAGCCGAACGATCTCGAGTGCCGCGCCGGGGTGAGCGGCCATGATCTCGACGTGCGCGTCTGCCGCCTTGGCCTCGTTGCGCACCGCCATCACGACGTGGGCCCCTCGGCCGGCGAGCGCCTTGGCGGACGCGAGTCCGAGTCCGCCGTTGGCTCCGGTGATCACGGCGACCTTGCCGTGCAGATCGGGGATGTCCTTCGTTGACCAGCTCATGGGTGTCCTTCGGTAGTCGATGGGTCGTCGATTGCTTTCGATTGACCCAAAGCTACGACGACGTCCGCGACACCGCGCTCGCAATGCGCGCCACCTGACACGCAGATCGCGCCACCTGTCTCCTCAGATGGTGCGCACGGTCCCGCCGTCGACGACGACGTCCGCTGCGGCCGCCCGCGATCCGTCCTCGTAGTTTCCGCGTCGGGGAAACCGGGCAGGAACAGGGCATGCCCACGCTGCTGTGGTTCCGACGTGACCTGCGCCTCCACGATCTGCCTGCCGCACTGGACGCCGCAGCAGGCGACGGCGAGGTGCTGGCCTGCTTCGTCCTCGATCCCCGCCTGCACGCATCGTCGGGCGCGCGCAGGCTGCGCTACCTCTACGACGCGTTGCGGGATCTTCGCGACGGTCTGGACGGCAAGCTCCTGGTGACCAGCGGACGCCCCGAGGAGCGAATCCCCGCGTTGGTTAAGGCGGTCGGGGCCACCGCGGTGCACGTGTCGGAGGACTTCACGCCGTTCGGGACCCAACGCGACGCGAAGGTCCGCGCCGCGCTCGGCGACGTACCGCTGGAGGGGTCCGGTTCGCCGTATCTGGTCTCGCCCGGTCGCGTCACCAAGGACGACGGCACGCCGTACAAGGTCTTCAGCCCGTTTTTCACGGCGTGGAAGCAGCATGGCTGGCGCGGGCCGGCGAAGACCGGCCCGAAGACGGCGACGTGGATCGACCCGTCCGCCGTCGACGGCGTCGAGAACGAGGACATCCCACGGGTCGACGTCGACATCGACATCGCGGCGGGTGAGACGGCGGCGCGCAAGGCGTGGAAGCACTTCGTCGCGCATCGGCTCGACGACTACGCCGACGATCGCAACCGCCCCGACATCGACGGCATCAGCCGCATGTCGGCGCACCTGAAGTTCGGCGCAATCCATCCGCGCACTATGGTGACCGACCTCGGCAGCGGCAAGGGAGCGCAGGCGTACCTGCGCGAGCTCGCGTTCCGCGACTTCTACGCAGGGGTCCTCAACGAGTGGCCGCACAGCGTGTGGTGGAACTGGAACAAGGCGTTCGACGGCATCGAAGTCGACGAGGGGCCGGAGGCGCAGGAGCGGTTCGAGGCCTGGAAGGCGGGACGCACCGGCTTCCCGATCGTCGACGCGGGCATGCGGCAGCTCTCCGAGAGCGGCTTCATGCACAACCGGGTG from Mycolicibacterium arabiense includes the following:
- a CDS encoding SDR family NAD(P)-dependent oxidoreductase — translated: MSWSTKDIPDLHGKVAVITGANGGLGLASAKALAGRGAHVVMAVRNEAKAADAHVEIMAAHPGAALEIVRLDLGSLASVATAAKQIAAAHDRIDILMCNAGVMALPAGTTVDGFDTQMGTNVLGHWALISHLLPVVVATPGARVVTLSSTAQHAGRPIDPADPHMRDGFDAWRMYGQTKLAMRHLAVGLQAQFDRAGVDAKALSAQPGLTNSDLQTTTQAHGSAGLLGALSEKLVKLTGMSTDRGALSQLRAAVDPAAPGGGFYGPLFVTNGPPVRKPLVRPGSAGAIETLWRVAESETGLRVDVSAAVRT
- a CDS encoding cryptochrome/photolyase family protein; translation: MPTLLWFRRDLRLHDLPAALDAAAGDGEVLACFVLDPRLHASSGARRLRYLYDALRDLRDGLDGKLLVTSGRPEERIPALVKAVGATAVHVSEDFTPFGTQRDAKVRAALGDVPLEGSGSPYLVSPGRVTKDDGTPYKVFSPFFTAWKQHGWRGPAKTGPKTATWIDPSAVDGVENEDIPRVDVDIDIAAGETAARKAWKHFVAHRLDDYADDRNRPDIDGISRMSAHLKFGAIHPRTMVTDLGSGKGAQAYLRELAFRDFYAGVLNEWPHSVWWNWNKAFDGIEVDEGPEAQERFEAWKAGRTGFPIVDAGMRQLSESGFMHNRVRMITASFLVKDLHLPWQWGARWFLDQLVDGDMANNQHGWQWTAGCGTDAAPFFRVFNPTTQGDKFDPDGAYVRQWLPEAGTDDYPEPIVDHKVERLEALRRYEGIR